Genomic window (Candidatus Binataceae bacterium):
TCGATAGAAGCTGCTGCGCGCGCCGGCGGTTAAGACCTCGTGGATGCGCCTGCTTCATCGAATCGCCATTGTAGCACGCGCTGTCGGTGCTTGAGACCTGGGGCTACGAATCGGGCGGCCCGAGCAGCAGCGCGAAGCCGCCGGCGTCGTGAAAGTCCGGTTTGTCGCCCTGATGGAGCAGCGCCCAGTACGAGAGCCGCCCGTCGTCAGCCTCGATAACCGCCGCGAGGCCGATACGCAGGGGCGCGCTTGGATGAATGGCCGACAGAGGATTGAGCCGCACGCGCGCATCCAGCTCGAGCCGGCTGCCGTCGGAGCGCACGTCAATCCGCGGGCGCATCGTCCCGTCCGCGAGCGGTCCGCCCGCTCGGTAGCCGGAGAAGGCATAGACGGTCCATTCGCCCGACGGGGCGAAATTGAACTCGTGGTATGCCGGTTGCCCTTCGATGGCTATGAAGACTTCGAAGCAGGTGTGACGCCAGAGATCGGTCGCGATGCGCGGGGCGTGCGCCGCGGGAACGCGGATTCGGCCGAGGTCGCCGTCCAGGCGAAAGTCTGTTCGGAGTTCAGCGTCGGCGCCGGCAGATCGGCTCACGCGTACGCTCAGGGCGCGCACGGGATCAGGGCGTGCCGAGGGATGACACAGGAGGTCGATCCGGTGTTCGACGGCCATAAATTACTATGAGAACTTTACACCAATGCGCTGGAATTGGAGTAGTGTTTGCATGGACGTTGAAGGAGAGCGGAGAGCGGCCTGACGGCTGCGACTCCGGCGAGAACTCAATGAGCAGAAATTTCAAATTTGAAAGCCACCTCAACGCGGACCTCTCATGCCCTCCGGTCGCGGCGCGGCAAAAACTGGACGCCCTCGGGATCAAGGTCAGCCGCGACCAATGGCTCGCGCTCGAGATGGGCGAGCGGCGCAAAATCAACGACCTGCCCGCAGAAAGCGACTCCGAGAAGCGGGAGTTTGCCGAATTCGTGAACGAAACTGTGAAACGGCGCTCCGGCACGCCGCCATCCCGACTCACCCTCGAACAACAAACGGCCGCAGTACCGACGAAGGCCATCCCACAAGCGATCGCCGACAAGGCGCGCGAACATGGCTTCCAGCTCGACTCGGCG
Coding sequences:
- a CDS encoding nitrate reductase associated protein; translation: MSRNFKFESHLNADLSCPPVAARQKLDALGIKVSRDQWLALEMGERRKINDLPAESDSEKREFAEFVNETVKRRSGTPPSRLTLEQQTAAVPTKAIPQAIADKAREHGFQLDSASWARLDYDQRYVLLKFGGDERRRRKFAAALKEFLE
- a CDS encoding DOMON-like domain-containing protein — translated: MSRSAGADAELRTDFRLDGDLGRIRVPAAHAPRIATDLWRHTCFEVFIAIEGQPAYHEFNFAPSGEWTVYAFSGYRAGGPLADGTMRPRIDVRSDGSRLELDARVRLNPLSAIHPSAPLRIGLAAVIEADDGRLSYWALLHQGDKPDFHDAGGFALLLGPPDS